A single genomic interval of Catenulispora sp. GP43 harbors:
- a CDS encoding ATP-binding protein, whose protein sequence is MTPAVAMDHGSPQARPGEPESGRTVVTIHIPAQPEYIAVLRAACGQLAPRLGCGSAETADLQLAVDEACGFLLRTCLTAGGDPEQDGGLAASFVVAGPSLHITVQTQADVFISPDDDEFAGPILTALVDDFAWHVEGSAVRVEIRKQRADGMRG, encoded by the coding sequence ATGACCCCGGCTGTGGCCATGGACCACGGAAGCCCACAGGCACGCCCCGGCGAACCGGAATCCGGACGGACCGTCGTCACGATCCACATCCCGGCCCAGCCCGAGTACATCGCGGTCCTGCGCGCGGCGTGCGGGCAACTCGCGCCGCGGCTGGGCTGCGGCTCGGCCGAGACCGCCGACCTGCAACTGGCGGTCGACGAGGCGTGCGGGTTCCTGCTGCGCACCTGCCTCACGGCCGGCGGCGATCCGGAGCAGGACGGCGGCCTGGCGGCGTCCTTCGTCGTGGCAGGCCCGAGCCTGCACATCACGGTGCAGACCCAGGCCGACGTCTTCATCTCCCCGGACGACGACGAGTTCGCCGGCCCCATCCTCACCGCGCTGGTGGACGACTTCGCCTGGCATGTGGAGGGCTCGGCCGTCCGGGTGGAGATCCGGAAGCAGCGCGCGGACGGGATGCGGGGATGA